Proteins from a genomic interval of Nautilia sp. PV-1:
- a CDS encoding 5'-methylthioadenosine/adenosylhomocysteine nucleosidase, whose protein sequence is MIGIMCAMVEELEPILEYMHIKEKKEHANNTYYIAEFNGKNIVLAYSKIGKVNASITATVMIEKFGVDVLLFSGVAGGIDEDLKIGDLITATHVCQHDVDLTVFGYKHGFIPESEIYFDCNANLINLAKKVADEMGIKLKTGIIASGDQFIHSKEKKEWIKEVFGASAIEMEGGAVGCVCWNEQVPFFMLRAISDTAEEGAGVDFDEFLEESSKVSAKFLVNMLKEIK, encoded by the coding sequence ATGATTGGAATAATGTGCGCAATGGTTGAGGAGCTTGAGCCTATTTTGGAGTATATGCATATTAAAGAAAAAAAAGAGCACGCAAACAATACTTATTATATTGCGGAATTTAACGGTAAAAATATTGTATTGGCATACAGTAAAATAGGTAAAGTGAACGCTTCGATTACGGCAACTGTGATGATAGAAAAATTCGGAGTAGACGTTTTGCTTTTCAGCGGCGTCGCCGGAGGTATAGACGAGGATTTGAAAATAGGAGATCTTATAACCGCAACGCATGTGTGTCAGCATGACGTTGATCTTACGGTATTCGGATATAAGCACGGATTTATACCTGAGAGTGAAATATATTTTGACTGTAATGCAAACCTGATAAATCTTGCTAAAAAAGTTGCGGATGAGATGGGTATAAAACTCAAAACGGGAATTATCGCAAGCGGCGATCAGTTTATCCATTCAAAAGAAAAAAAAGAGTGGATAAAAGAAGTATTCGGGGCAAGTGCAATTGAAATGGAAGGCGGTGCCGTAGGGTGTGTATGCTGGAACGAACAGGTGCCGTTTTTTATGCTAAGAGCCATCAGCGATACCGCTGAAGAAGGTGCGGGTGTGGATTTTGATGAATTTTTGGAAGAATCGAGCAAAGTCAGTGCAAAATTTTTAGTAAATATGTTAAAGGAAATTAAATGA